In Salmo trutta chromosome 16, fSalTru1.1, whole genome shotgun sequence, a genomic segment contains:
- the LOC115150637 gene encoding rootletin isoform X1: MSDTGNYSSDSKLESIIQRVEESVLSEEKRLTVRGASPEDPTTCLPARVREIVTKNLNESSPGVMFSVMSVQEENRVLQVELGRLEDLLAHSKADRDELAIKYSAISERLESALCLETGDGEQDSPESRSLAQQNVDLRRRLDEEQAAYKRKLTAYQEGQQKQAQLVQKLQAKNTQMNTKQVLQYKKRCGDLEQTLVEKSSELELHRLSGRCVMSSNSHRGEEVDPCGDLENALIRLEEEQQRSSSLSAVNAMLREQLEQAGLANEALSQDIRRLTADWSKSREELEQRESDWRREEESFHSYFSSEHSRLLSLWRQVVGFRRQVSELKSATERDLSDMRNKLVQTSHSIQSSCSGLSSTLRSQEGGALALEREVALRGQLEVQLRERVAEMMSLQTRTDAERAELNARMSDAVQEWERLKGQTEERDRDMASLTRRLEEQNGNDETDMQVMRAHTETLLDTLRDIAQTVLSDGDSSSEADQENTGAPLLVLFRGSSPHRSSSPRQSTSPRRYSSLAPVPEASLSALRSAVNSRHLQLQEVRACLSSAHSLLQTLRRQLTEAESAKREAEQHSRTLQGERDGIQIEKDTTQRERDRLKQDRDTLASEKMAVEKAAQTALIKAQILQMDAEKLQQAVTLAQRERDHEREEKEAVLQERDRAKAETERVQKQWEQSESRVSVQRGELSVVRETHHQVEVEKQLLEGEKAQLTEALTRAESSNAELSLLVNKLHSEVAALQDSLAKMGSMNEGLAQDKSDLNSIICQLEEEKAHMQAQKREAKQEKLTIRDELVRVEQDRLELDTARLALHQSLQESELSRVGLEAELQSLRVDRVKLQDKVTQLCGEVSSLGAELGMARGEEQRQGVALEEVGRGRVELARERAGLVVQLTASERENTNLTEELAAFRSEREALETSLFEVQQQLVQLESGREQLETEIQSLRLRCETTTAELRRVRADGENALAQSEREREALSQALSSTQQESQQALRTAITDHQEEAERLTAEKEALRHSLESEQEGALRRVRQEAEEQLLRAEKDREDLRDEVRSLQHDRDQSLLQAETEKQQMLSQKEAEKAVLSERVSILQAELGTAALELDRLAREAAHYKDQERASVGALTVELQELRSQLEDADSVHDRELHRLQENCTDLQTHTDIALKELEECRASLSASEESRDQVRRDMMEIERCLNQTRDTGEGYRRDGVELRRTLRDVTKERDTLSLSNAQLRETLRSADTERVSVKRQCEEKEQRLAVLEESLSSAQREVAELRSCLREVERSRLEARRELQELCRQVKVLDGEKEQKGKEVAELQTRLSLEEQREEERGRAMFSLKQKLVEADTARISIKKEVSILQRRLTESESGCRGCERELTAQLQDARGCEKKLQDEARNLSLRAQTAQDSLTLSSLELSEAQGRLAATEAELARSEAGRRELEFRLGSLQSALTRTLGIGAGGRSSASWGRSPRGSSPAASHSSVTRHRSLSPLRCSLTPPKDFGGSTPDNTLGCSRLISPDNTLGCSRPISPDNTLGCSRPISPELPDPPNTPLPMPLPELDPETLRCGLRDFLQELRDSWRDRDGARCQLGALQSELEVVTGERDSAQNHLSQLHNTLQECQEGKRSVDGRLSSTQAMLQQQEETVRRGERERRALTYRVKVLERALQNAETERKHTQDQLSKQRAGEVRLEAERRRLREALEAAEARGTRVELGRRSLEGELHRLKLSLGDREAESQATQERHDVLLKQVAEGESRVTSLQREVDRLSQALSKVHEGEACLREKTQHLSQSLQEATAAHSATQGRLVALQKTLGLAEQDRRHLQERVDGARASLAEGKRGMVALTERVQSLQTELTQSELRRGELEAELAHTQEALRQRSTSLTEAQHSAQSAQAERATAEERLRGLQRAVAMLETEKKDAERQAVRLEKDRNALRNTLDKVERQKLKTEEGSMRLSAEKGRLDRSLTTAEQELQNAQRQIALLQAQLAEMEQSHSESESSVLQRDEVLRETEKLRVTQREAERILAARDRAHRHRVKGLEEQVSTLKEQLQQEMSRRQPSLPTSLISGGN; this comes from the exons CTCGGATTCCAAATTGGAATCTATAATACAG agggtggaggagagtgtGCTGTCTGAGGAGAAGAGGCTGACGGTCAGAGGCGCCTCCCCAGAAGACCCAACTACGTGTCTACCTGCACGGGTCCGAGAGATTGTCACCAAGAACCTCAACGAGAGCT cACCAGGAGTCATGTTCTCAGTGATGTCTGTCCAAGAGGAGAACCGGGTGCTGCAGGTAGAGCTGGGAAGGCTGGAAGACCTGCTGGCCCATAGCAAGGCGGACCGCGATGAGCTGGCTATCAAATACAGCGCAATCAGCGAGAGG CTAGAGAGTGCGCTCTGCCTGGAGACGGGTGACGGGGAGCAGGATTCACCAGAGTCTCGCAGCCTGGCTCAGCAGAACGTGGACCTGCGCCGACGTCTGGATGAGGAGCAGGCGGCCTACAAGCGTAAACTCACAGCCTACCAGGAGGGCCAGCAGAAACAGGCTCAGCTGGTGCAGAAGCTGCAGGCCAAG AACACACAAATGAACACAAAACAg GTCCTGCAGTACAAGAAGAGGTGTGGAGATCTAGAGCAGACTCTAGTGGAGAAGTCCTCGGAGCTGGAGCTGCACAGACTGAGT GGTCGTTGTGTTATGTCCAGCAACAGTCACCGTGGAGAAGAGGTGGATCCATGCGGCGACCTGGAAAATGCTCTGATCCGGTTGGAGGAGGAGCAGCAAAG GAGCAGCAGTCTGTCTGCAGTGAACGCCATGCTGAGAGAGCAGTTGGAGCAGGCAGGACTGGCCAATGAGGCACTCAGCCAGGACATACGCAGGCTCACTGCTGATTGGTCCAAATCCAGGGAGGAGCTGGAGCAGAGGGAGTCTgattggaggagggaggaggag TCTTTCCACAGTTATTTCAGCAGTGAGCACAGTCGTCTACTGTCCCTATGGCGACAGGTGGTGGGCTTCCGTAGGCAGGTCTCTGAGCTGAAGAGCGCTACAGAGAG AGACCTATCTGACATGCGTAACAAGCTGGTACAGACCTCCCACTCTATCCAGTCGTCCTGCTCTGGCCTGTCCTCCACGCTGCGCAGCCAGGAGGGAGGGGCTCTGGCTCTAGAGCGGGAGGTGGCGCTGCGGGGGCAGCTGGAGGTGCAGCTCAGAGAACGGGTGGCCGAGATGATGAGCCTGCAGACCAGGACAGACGCAGAGAGGGCCGAGCTCAACGCCAG aatGTCAGATGCAGTGCAAGAGTGGGAGAGGCTGAAGGGgcagactgaggagagagacagagacatggccTCTCTGACCAGGAGACTGGAG GAGCAGAATGGTAACGATGAGACAGACATGCAGGTGATGAGAGCTCATACTGAAACACTGCTAGACACACTGAGAGACATCGCACAG ACTGTCCTGTCCGATGGGGACTCGTCATCAGAGGCAGACCAGGAGAACACCGGAGCTCCTCTATTGGTTCTGTTCCGTGGCTCCTCCCCTCACCGCTCCTCGTCACCACGGCAATCCACCTCTCCCAGACGCTACTCCTCGTTGGCACCCGTCCCAGAAGCCAGCCTGTCTGCCCTGCGCTCTGCTGTCAACAGCAGACATCTCCAGCTGCAG GAGGTCCGGGCGTGTCTGTCCTCTGCCCATTCATTATTGCAGACGCTGCGCAGACAACTCACAGAGGCGGAGTCAGCCAAGCGAGAGGCAGAGCAGCACAGTCGGACcctgcagggagagagggatggaattcAGATAGAAAAAGAcaccacgcagagagagagagaccgtctgAAACAAGACAGAGACACACTGGCTAG TGAGAAGATGGCTGTGGAGAAGGCAGCCCAGACAGCTCTGATCAAGGCCCAGATCCTGCAAATGGACGCTGAAAAGCTTCAGCAGGCCGTGACTttggcccagagagagagggatcacgagagagaggagaaggaggccgTACTGCAGGAGAGAGACCGAGCCAAGGCTGAGACCGAacgagt TCAGAAGCAGTGGGAGCAGAGTGAGAGCCGGGTGTCTGTCCAGCGAGGGGAGCTGTCTGTAGTGAGAGAGACCCACCACCAGGTGGAGGTAGAGAAGCAGCTGCTGGAGGGGGAGAAGGCCCAGCTCACTGAGGCTCTGACCCGg GCTGAGAGCAGTAATGCAGAGCTCTCTCTGCTGGTCAATAAGCTTCACTCTGAGGTGGCTGCCCTCCAAGACTCTCTGGCCAAGATGGGCAGCATGAATGAGGGCCTGGCCCAGGACAAgtctgacctcaactccatcatcTGCCAG ctggaggaggagaaggcCCACATGCAGGCGCAGAAGCGTGAGGCGAAGCAGGAGAAGCTGACCATCAGAGATGAGCTGGTCCGAGtggagcaggacagactagagctGGACACCGCCCGCCTCGCCCTCCACCAATCACTGCAAGAGTCTGAGCTGAGCAGGGTGGGATTGGAGGCGGAGCTTCAGAGTCTCCGGGTAGATAGAGTGAAGCTGCAGGACAAAGTCACTCAG TTGTGTGGCGAGGTGAGCTCTCTGGGGGCGGAGTTGGGCATGGCCCGGGGTGAGGAACAGAGACAGGGCGTGGCCTTGGAGGAAGTAGGGCGGGGCAGGGTGGAGCTGGCTAGAGAGAGGGCGGGGCTGGTGGTCCAGCtaactgcatcagagagagagaacaccaacCTGACTGAGGAGCTGGCCGCATTCAG GTCGGAGCGGGAGGCCTTGGAGACCAGCCTGTTTGAGGTGCAGCAGCAGCTGGTGCAGCTGGAGTCTGGCAGAGAGCAGCTGGAGACAGAGATCCAGAGCCTGCGGCTGCGCTGTGAGACAACCACTg CGGAGCTGAGGCGTGTGCGTGCTGATGGGGAGAATGCACTGGCACAGagtgagcgggagagagaggctcTGAGCCAGGCCCTGAGCAGCACCCAGCAGGAGTCCCAGCAGGCACTACGCACCGCCATCACTGACCaccaggaggaggcagagagactgACCGCTGAGAAG GAGGCCCTGCGTCACAGTCTGGAGTCTGAACAGGAGGGGGCACTACGACGGGTCAGACAGGAGGCCGAAGAGCAGCTCCTCAGAGCCGAGAAAGACCGGGAAGACCTGAGAGATGAAGTGAGGAGTCTGCAGCACGACAGAGACCAGAGTCTGCTACAggcagagacagaaaaacaacag ATGCTGTCCCAGAAGGAAGCAGAGAAGGCTGTGCTGTCTGAGAGAGTGTCCATCCTGCAGGCAGAGCTGGGTACTGCAGCCCTGGAGCTGGACAGACTAGCCAGGGAGGCAGCTCATTACAAAGACCAGGAGAGG GCCTCAGTGGGAGCTCTGACCGTTGAGTTACAGGAGCTTCGCTCTCAGCTAGAGGATGCTGACAGTGTTCATGATCGGGAGCTACACAGGCTGCAGGAGAACTGCACTGacctacagacacacactgacattgCACTCAAAGAG TTGGAGGagtgcagagcttctctctcagCCAGTGAGGAGAGCCGAGACCAGGTGAGGCGGGACATGATGGAGATAGAAAGGTGCCTCAACCAAACCCGGGACACTGGAGAGGGGTACAGAAGGGACGGGGTGGAGCTACGGCGCACCCTCCGTGATGTCACCAAGGAGAGAGACACTCTCAGCCTATCAAATGCCCAGCTGAGAGAGACACTGAGAAGTGCAGATACTGAGAGAGTCAG tgtaaagCGTCAGTGTGAGGAGAAGGAGCAGCGGCTGGCTGTTCTGGAGGAGAGCCTGTCGTCTGCCCAGAGAGAGGTGGCGGAACTCCGCAGCTGTTTGAGAGAGGTCGAGAGGTCACGACTGGAGGCCCGGAGAGAGCTGCAGGAGCTATGCAGACAG GTGAAGGTGCTTGATGGAGAGAAGGAACAGAAAGGGAAGGAGGTGGCTGAGCTGCAGACGCGTCTCTctctggaggagcagagagaggaggagagagggagggcgatGTTCTCTCTCAAACAGAAGCTGGTCGAGGCTGACACAGCCAGAATCTCCATCAAGAAAGAG gtgtCCATCCTCCAGAGGCGTCTGACAGAGTCAGAGTCAGGCTGTCGGGGCTGTGAGAGGGAGCTGACGGCCCAGCTGCAGGATGCCCGGGGCTGTGAGAAGAAGCTCCAGGATGAGGCCAGGAACCTGTCCCTGCGGGCCCAGACAGCCCAGGACTCCCTCACCCTGTCTAGCCTGGAGCTCAGCGAGGCCCAGGGCCGCCTGGCAGCCACAGAGGCAGAGCTGGCCCGGTCCGAGGCCGGACGTAGGGAGCTGGAGTTCCGCCTGGGCAGCCTGCAGTCGGCGCTGACCCGTACACTGGGCATCGGGGCGGGGGGCCGGAGCAGTGCCAGCTGGGGCAGGAGCCCCAGGGGGAGCTCCCCAGCAGCATCCCACAGCAGCGTCACACGTCACCGTAGCCTCTCGCCCCTACGCTGCTCACTGACGCCCCCTAAAG ATTTTGGAGGTTCGACCCCTGACAACACGTTGGGCTGCTCCAGGCTGATCTCCCCTGACAACACGTTGGGCTGCTCCAGGCCGATCTCCCCTGACAACACGTTGGGCTGCTCCAGGCCGATCTCCCCAGAACTCCCCGATCCCCCCAACacgcccctccccatgcctctgCCTGAGCTGGACCCTGAGACGCTGCGCTGTGGCCTTCGAGACTTCCTCCAGGAGCTCCGAGACTCTTGGAGAGACAGG GATGGGGCTCGCTGCCAGTTGGGGGCGCTACAGAGTGAGCTGGAGGTGGTGACGGGGGAGAGAGACTCCGCCCAGAACCACCTTTCTCAGCTACACAACACACTACAGGAGTGCCAGGAGG GTAAGCGTAGTGTTGACGGGCGTCTGAGCTCCACCCAGGCTATGCTCCAGCAGCAGGAGGAGactgtgaggaggggagagagggagaggagggcccTCACTTACAGAGTCAAGGTTCTGGAGAGAGCCCTGCAGAATGCAGAGACGgagaggaaacacacacag gaCCAGTTGAGTAAGCAGCGTGCGGGCGAGGTGCGTCTGGAGGCTGAGCGGAGGCGACTGCGGGAGGCCCTGGAGGCTGCCGAGGCCCGGGGGACCAGGGTGGAGCTGGGGAGACGCAGCCTGGAGGGGGAGCTGCATAGACTCAAACTGAGCCTGGGGGACAGGGAGGCTGAGAGCCAGGCCACCCAGGAGCGCCATGACGTACTACTCAAACAG GTGGCGGAGGGGGAGAGCCGTGTGACGTCGCTCCAGAGAGAGGTGGACAGGCTGAGCCAAGCTCTGTCTAAAGTCCATGAAGGAGAGGCCTGTCTCAGAGAGAAGACCCAGCACCTTTCACAGAGCCTCCAGGAGGCCACGGCTGCCCACAGCGCCACCCAGGGGCGCCTGGTCGCACTGCAGAAGACCCTGGGGCTGGCCGAGCAGGACCGCAGGCATCTACAG GAACGAGTGGATGGAGCGCGGGCCTCCCTGGCGGAGGGGAAGAGAGGCATGGTGGCCCTCACTGAGCGAGTGCAGAGCCTTCAGACTGAGCTGACCCAGAGCGAGCTGAGACGAGGAGAGCTGGAGGCAGAGCTGGCCCACACACaggag GCCCTGCGTCAACGGTCCACCAGTCTGACAGAGGCCCAGCACAGTGCCCAGTCTGCCCAGGCAGAGAGAGCGACTGCAGAGGAGAGGCTGCGGGGTCTGCAGAGGGCCGTGGCCATGCTGGAGACAGAGAAGAAAGATGCGGAGAGACAGGCTGTCCGCCTGGAGAAGGACAGAAACGCACTGAGAAATACACTGGACAAG GTGGAGCGTCAGAAGCTGAAGACTGAGGAGGGCAGCATGCGTCTGTCTGCAGAGAAGGGCCGCCTGGATCGCTCCCTCACCACCGCAGAGCAGGAACTGCAGAACGCACAGAGACAGATAGCACTGCTGCAG GCCCAGCTGGCTGAGATGGAGCAGTCCCACAGTGAGAGTGAGAGCTCTGTCCTCCAGCGTGACGAGGTGCTGCGTGAGACAGAGAAGCTGAGGGTCACCCAGAGGGAGGCAGAAAGGATTCTGGCTGCACGGGACAGAGCCCACCGCCACCGGGTCAAAGGCCTGGAGGAGCAG GTGTCCACTCTGAAGGAGCAGCTACAGCAGGAGATGAGTCGTAGACAGCCCTCTCTACCCACCTCCCTCATATCTGGGGGGAACTGA